A part of Paroedura picta isolate Pp20150507F chromosome 7, Ppicta_v3.0, whole genome shotgun sequence genomic DNA contains:
- the M6PR gene encoding cation-dependent mannose-6-phosphate receptor: MFLGGRMSLAHACMPAILLALAISRATGKNECDLVGVKGSESTRELALLKRLEPLANESFTTTKDIGHEKYNYTFRVCREVDGGGTDAGLVQIDQAGKIIVVGRISETHIVNGTDWILLTYKGGEPYGSHCGTEKRKAMVMITCSRKALRGSFTILAEEREKDEECFYLFELESSVACLPVDSHLSVGSILLITFVSLVAVYIIGGFLYQRLVVGAKGMEQFPHFAFWQDMGNLVADGCDFVCRSKPRNVPNAYRGVGDDQLSEEPEERDDHLLPM; the protein is encoded by the exons ATGTTCCTGGGCGGCAGGATGTCCCTGGCTCACGCCTGCATGCCTGCTATACTGCTCGCCCTTGCAATCTCCAGAGCAACAGGCAAAAATGAGTGCGATCTGGTGGGGGTGAAAGGCAGCGAGTCCACGCGGGAGCTTGCCCTGCTGAAGAGGTTGGAGCCGCTCGCCAATGAAAG TTTCACAACGACTAAGGACATCGGACACGAAAAATACAACTACACTTTCCGCGTGTGTCGGGAAGTAGACGGCGGCGGGACCGATGCTGGCCTAGTGCAGATTGACCAGGCGGGTAAAATAATTGTGGTGGGACGAATCAGCGAGACCCACATCGTCAATGGAA CTGACTGGATTTTGCTGACCTATAAAGGGGGGGAGCCCTATGGCAGCCACTGTGGGACGGAGAAAAGGAAAGCCATGGTCATGATCACCTGCAGCCGGAAGGCCCTCCGG ggGAGCTTCACCATACTGGCAGAGGAGCGAGAGAAGGACGAGGAATGTTTCTACCTTTTTGAGTTGGAGAGCAGCGTGGCCTGCCTTCCGGTGGACTCGCACCTGAGCGTGGGTTCCATCTTGCTCATCAC GTTCGTCTCGCTGGTCGCAGTCTACATCATTGGGGGCTTCCTCTACCAGCGGCTGGTGGTGGGAGCGAAAGGCATGGAGCAGTTTCCCCATTTTGCGTTTTGGCAAGACATGGGCAACCTGGTGGCG GACGGCTGTGACTTCGTGTGCCGATCCAAGCCTCGAAACGTGCCCAACGCCTACCGCGGAGTCGGGGACGACCAGCTCAGTGAGGAACCCGAAGAGAGGGATGACCACTTGCTACCCATGTGA